A single region of the Nocardioides ochotonae genome encodes:
- the soxR gene encoding redox-sensitive transcriptional activator SoxR, whose product MSEVNDEIRTHDLLPGEVARRSGVAISALHFYEREGLVSSVRSAGNQRRYHRDVLRRLAFIRVSQGVGVSLAEIREALARLPEGRTPTRADWSRLSRSWRSDLDARISRLERLRDTLDDCIGCGCLSMRSCRLANPGDALAEYGDGPIRLLGRASDR is encoded by the coding sequence ATGAGTGAGGTCAACGACGAGATCCGCACCCACGACCTGCTCCCCGGTGAGGTCGCGCGCCGCTCGGGGGTGGCGATCTCGGCGCTGCACTTCTACGAGCGCGAGGGCCTGGTCAGCAGCGTGCGCAGCGCGGGCAACCAGCGGCGCTACCACCGCGACGTGCTGCGGCGCCTCGCCTTCATCCGGGTCTCCCAGGGGGTGGGCGTGTCGCTGGCGGAGATCCGCGAGGCCCTGGCGCGGCTGCCCGAGGGGCGTACGCCGACCAGGGCCGACTGGTCCCGCCTCTCGCGAAGCTGGCGCAGCGATCTGGACGCGCGGATCTCGCGCCTGGAGCGGCTGCGAGACACCCTCGACGACTGCATCGGATGTGGATGCCTGTCGATGAGGTCGTGCCGGCTCGCCAATCCCGGTGACGCGCTCGCCGAGTACGGCGACGGCCCGATCCGACTGCTGGGTCGCGCCTCCGACCGCTGA